A portion of the Suricata suricatta isolate VVHF042 chromosome 11, meerkat_22Aug2017_6uvM2_HiC, whole genome shotgun sequence genome contains these proteins:
- the OOSP2 gene encoding oocyte-secreted protein 2: MKVFVALGVWTLLAALIWPCAESIYVTVSCSMDWVMVSVSPWGHKNNLYISADELHLGSGCPVTRIQTYAYDFIYPVHDCGIRTKVVSEDTLLFQTEMFFNPRSRHYACQKIPLECFASRKSVWLTPVSTDNEIKGDPSPFVVDFETTPEELELLSTSQMNSLLHEDLELAS; this comes from the exons ATGAAGGTTTTTGTGGCTCTAGGGGTCTGGACGCTCCTTGCTGCCTTGATATGGCCTTGTGCTGAGAGCATCTATG TGACAGTAAGTTGTTCAATGGACTGGGTGATGGTCTCTGTTAGCCCATGGGGGCACAAGAACAATCTGTACATATCTGCTGATGAATTGCATCTGGGATCAGGTTGCCCTGTGACCCGGATACAGACCTATGCATATGATTTTATATACCCCGTACATGACTGTGGGATCAGGACGAAG GTTGTCTCAGAGGATACCCTCCTTTTTCAAACAGAGATGTTCTTTAACCCTCGGAGTAGGCACTATGCGTGTCAGAAAATCCCTTTGGAATGTTTTGCCTCTAG gAAATCAGTGTGGCTTACACCAGTTTCTacagataatgaaataaaagggGACCCCAGTCCTTTTGTTGTTGACTTTGAGACAACACCAGAAGAGCTAGAATTACTAAGTACAAGTCAGATGAATTCCCTCTTACATGAAGACTTGGAATTGGCATCATGA